In the Terriglobia bacterium genome, one interval contains:
- a CDS encoding winged helix-turn-helix domain-containing protein: MPSSFQARRIRFGHFEVDLHSRELRKHGSKIRLQEQPFQVLAILLERPGELVTRDELRRRLWLQDTFVDFDVGLNTAIKRLRDALNEKAGGPRYIETLPRRGYRLIAPVEIVAPASLQAVPPVMDNVPRVEPPVTQSGAEKRRSLRPLWVGAFVVAAFLAILFGLNVGGFRKALTHRPGGPRIHSLLVLPFENLTGDPAQEYFADGMTDALITDLAKIRTLRVVSRTSAMRYKKTTLPLAKIARDLNVDEVVEGSVARSGNRLRITAQLIEVANDRHIWAESYQRDLKDELGLQDEVARAIAGQVQAEVSP, translated from the coding sequence ATGCCATCCTCCTTTCAGGCCCGGCGGATCAGGTTCGGCCACTTTGAAGTTGACTTGCATTCCCGGGAACTGCGCAAGCACGGGTCTAAAATCAGATTGCAGGAGCAGCCGTTCCAGGTGCTGGCAATCCTGCTGGAGCGGCCGGGAGAATTAGTCACCCGTGACGAGCTGCGCAGGAGGCTCTGGCTCCAGGACACGTTTGTAGACTTCGATGTAGGGTTGAACACTGCGATCAAGAGATTGCGCGACGCGCTCAACGAAAAGGCCGGAGGGCCGCGTTACATTGAAACCTTGCCGCGCCGAGGGTATCGATTAATCGCCCCAGTCGAGATTGTCGCTCCAGCCTCCTTACAGGCTGTCCCTCCGGTCATGGATAATGTTCCGCGGGTCGAACCGCCCGTCACTCAGAGCGGCGCAGAAAAAAGACGGTCCTTGCGACCGCTGTGGGTGGGCGCTTTTGTAGTGGCCGCGTTCCTCGCTATCCTTTTCGGATTAAATGTCGGAGGATTCCGAAAGGCCCTCACCCATAGACCCGGCGGGCCACGCATTCATTCTCTCCTTGTACTACCGTTTGAAAACCTTACCGGCGACCCCGCCCAGGAGTATTTTGCGGACGGGATGACCGATGCCTTGATCACGGACCTGGCAAAAATCCGAACCTTGCGGGTTGTTTCACGAACCTCGGCGATGCGCTACAAGAAGACTACTTTACCGCTCGCGAAGATTGCGCGCGACCTGAACGTCGATGAGGTGGTCGAAGGCTCGGTGGCGCGGTCAGGAAACAGGCTTCGCATTACCGCCCAGTTGATCGAGGTTGCAAATGATCGCCATATATGGGCCGAAAGCTACCAGCGTGACCTGAAGGACGAACTCGGTTTGCAGGATGAAGTGGCGCGCGCCATAGCCGGGCAGGTCCAGGCAGAGGTCTCTCCGTAG
- a CDS encoding kelch repeat-containing protein: MSTRPRQRVRVPGRKLASPRASLLALTFLAIGMLSACGGGSANSTSNPSTPAPVSVKVSPAATSVDQGDTLQFSASVTGGGNQAVTWSVQEGAAAGSITPAGLYKAPAAAMDVHVVATSVADPSKSSSALVTVKAVSVSLPATAGARFGRQQQFTAVVEGTVVTDVTWTVEEGSAGGTITDAGVYSAPMSGGPFHVTARSVADPSKAATAAVILTDHGFRMLNSSTLEPRYAHTATLLPSGKVLIAGGISINVDGSSSHSLSSAELFDPATETFTATGSMSSPRAGHTATLLNNGTVLVTGGRNATAEVYDPATGGFTQVGNMVAERGAHTASLLGDGRVLIAGGQQAGPDAFGFYPVATAEIYDPTAQTFTRAGDMPNKAAWHTASVLLDGRVLVVGGYSDSCPGTQDGAAIFDPASKSFSAGLSLPGARAEHTATTLNDGRVLIAGGAFEDDCNLDGLIYDTAVVFDPATSSYSSEKKMSEPRYQHSATLLLDGKVLVVGSTADLFDPAASSFTITGGPNVDRADRRATRLADGRVLFTGSTAVAEIYE; encoded by the coding sequence ATGAGCACCAGACCGAGACAGAGGGTCCGCGTACCGGGACGCAAACTGGCAAGCCCTAGAGCATCGCTGTTGGCCCTAACATTCCTTGCCATAGGCATGCTGTCCGCCTGCGGTGGAGGGTCCGCGAACTCAACGAGCAACCCGAGCACACCCGCTCCGGTGAGCGTCAAGGTCTCACCCGCAGCCACTTCGGTGGATCAGGGCGATACCCTCCAGTTCTCGGCCAGCGTGACTGGAGGCGGCAATCAAGCTGTAACCTGGAGCGTTCAGGAAGGCGCCGCGGCAGGGTCCATCACGCCGGCTGGCTTGTATAAGGCGCCGGCTGCGGCGATGGACGTTCATGTCGTCGCCACCAGCGTCGCCGACCCGAGCAAGTCCTCCAGCGCCCTGGTCACCGTGAAAGCGGTCAGCGTGTCCCTGCCTGCGACCGCCGGGGCGCGCTTCGGACGGCAACAGCAGTTCACCGCCGTCGTAGAAGGGACGGTGGTGACGGATGTGACCTGGACTGTTGAGGAAGGGTCTGCCGGCGGGACCATCACGGATGCCGGGGTTTACTCCGCGCCGATGAGCGGCGGCCCTTTCCACGTGACCGCACGCTCCGTGGCCGACCCTTCCAAGGCCGCGACAGCCGCAGTCATCTTAACCGACCATGGGTTCAGGATGCTGAACTCATCGACGTTGGAGCCGCGCTATGCCCATACTGCCACCCTGCTGCCCAGCGGCAAGGTGTTGATCGCGGGAGGTATCTCAATAAACGTTGACGGTTCTTCCAGTCATAGTCTATCGAGCGCCGAATTATTCGATCCGGCCACCGAGACCTTCACCGCGACCGGCTCGATGTCCTCCCCCCGGGCCGGCCACACCGCCACTCTGCTGAATAACGGTACGGTGCTGGTCACCGGCGGTCGTAACGCCACCGCGGAGGTTTACGATCCCGCTACCGGCGGCTTTACCCAGGTTGGAAACATGGTGGCGGAACGGGGTGCGCACACGGCTTCACTGTTGGGAGACGGGCGAGTGCTCATTGCCGGCGGCCAGCAAGCAGGCCCGGATGCCTTTGGATTTTATCCTGTGGCGACCGCGGAAATTTATGACCCGACTGCCCAGACCTTCACCAGGGCGGGAGACATGCCAAATAAAGCGGCATGGCACACTGCGAGTGTGCTTCTCGACGGCAGGGTCCTGGTGGTTGGCGGCTACAGTGATAGTTGCCCCGGTACGCAGGATGGGGCCGCCATCTTCGATCCAGCCAGCAAAAGTTTCAGCGCCGGTCTCAGCCTGCCAGGCGCTCGAGCGGAGCACACTGCCACGACGCTGAATGACGGGCGAGTGTTGATCGCTGGGGGCGCATTCGAAGACGACTGCAACTTGGACGGCTTGATTTACGACACGGCAGTGGTCTTCGATCCCGCCACCTCGAGCTATTCCTCGGAAAAGAAGATGAGCGAGCCGCGGTACCAGCATTCCGCGACGCTGCTTCTGGACGGGAAAGTGCTGGTCGTCGGCTCAACGGCGGATCTGTTCGACCCGGCGGCCTCCAGCTTTACCATCACCGGCGGTCCCAATGTGGACCGTGCGGACAGGCGCGCCACCCGGCTGGCCGATGGGCGGGTGTTATTTACCGGTTCCACTGCAGTCGCGGAAATCTACGAATAG
- a CDS encoding radical SAM protein produces MANVILVNPSMSTVGYSFITPRWLFVIAQATPIDLVGNPILVDESIEKFNPNIVHPGDIVGIGITTGNCIPGYRVLKEAKSRGATVIMGGIHTTIFPEEPLKMGADAVVTGSGEAVWSQAVKQALENRLQRKYAGGRIAGEDMRKARWDLLDAAKYVFPSVQTVAGCPENCSFCSVWVTEGRRPRQRLSEKVIEEVNELHDLGFRYIVFADDNFNPATLGRIAREPGENKKREFEKIREERLRFFEEYDCSVPKDMYAFAQMTTEATTDKEYLQAMYEKMRIRVALIGVESFSEEGLRSAGKLWNPVGERMVQAIQKIQDSGIFVLSSIICGLESDTIQTIRTMRNFAKESGTLFAQFTVFNPYPGTKDFYEMMSDRKNLARPDFHPKHKAQILYDDYWLKPLRPVDIIKHPNITKSDLHTENKKCWDGFYSLSESLKRTRSGAAKGWSMPARLTYLLVCLLFKRAYAGYGMAADSVRRKKNGTVTKLMIKAAVGAFNRYHREKQMRLKMRVIPTTRPAADGAFGRSVDAAFDARPIAEESGFE; encoded by the coding sequence GTGGCAAATGTCATACTGGTTAATCCTTCCATGTCCACCGTGGGCTACAGTTTTATTACGCCGCGATGGCTTTTTGTTATCGCTCAGGCGACGCCCATCGATCTGGTCGGCAATCCGATCCTAGTGGATGAATCGATCGAAAAGTTTAATCCCAATATCGTCCATCCCGGGGATATCGTCGGCATCGGTATCACCACGGGCAACTGCATTCCTGGGTACCGGGTATTAAAGGAAGCGAAGTCTCGTGGTGCGACGGTCATTATGGGAGGGATTCACACCACAATTTTCCCTGAGGAACCTCTGAAAATGGGCGCGGACGCCGTGGTGACCGGCAGTGGGGAGGCTGTGTGGAGTCAGGCTGTCAAGCAGGCTCTGGAGAATCGTTTGCAGCGGAAGTACGCGGGCGGGCGAATCGCCGGAGAGGATATGCGCAAAGCAAGATGGGATTTGCTTGATGCCGCCAAGTACGTTTTCCCTTCCGTTCAAACTGTGGCGGGGTGTCCGGAGAACTGCAGCTTCTGCTCCGTCTGGGTGACGGAAGGGCGCAGACCCCGGCAGCGTCTAAGCGAAAAGGTCATTGAGGAAGTAAATGAGCTGCATGACCTGGGTTTTCGATATATCGTCTTCGCGGACGACAATTTCAACCCGGCGACCCTGGGAAGAATCGCACGCGAGCCCGGTGAAAACAAGAAACGTGAGTTCGAGAAAATCCGCGAGGAGCGTTTGAGGTTCTTTGAGGAATACGACTGCTCGGTGCCGAAAGACATGTACGCTTTTGCCCAGATGACAACCGAGGCGACAACCGATAAAGAATACCTTCAGGCGATGTACGAGAAGATGCGGATCAGAGTGGCGCTGATCGGAGTGGAGTCCTTTTCAGAAGAAGGATTGCGGAGTGCAGGAAAGCTGTGGAACCCGGTCGGGGAGAGAATGGTCCAGGCCATCCAGAAGATCCAGGACAGCGGCATTTTCGTTTTGAGCTCGATCATTTGCGGCCTGGAATCCGATACGATCCAGACCATCCGAACCATGAGGAATTTTGCGAAGGAGTCGGGCACCCTCTTCGCTCAATTCACGGTCTTTAACCCCTACCCCGGTACCAAGGACTTTTATGAGATGATGAGCGACCGGAAGAATCTTGCCAGGCCGGACTTCCATCCCAAACATAAGGCTCAAATCCTTTATGATGACTACTGGCTGAAACCGCTGAGGCCTGTTGACATCATCAAGCATCCCAACATTACCAAGAGTGACTTGCATACCGAGAATAAGAAATGCTGGGACGGTTTTTACTCATTGAGCGAAAGTCTCAAACGGACCCGGAGCGGAGCGGCCAAAGGATGGTCCATGCCCGCAAGGCTGACGTATCTCCTGGTCTGCCTGCTGTTCAAGCGAGCTTACGCGGGATACGGAATGGCGGCAGACAGCGTTCGAAGAAAGAAAAACGGGACGGTCACCAAACTGATGATCAAAGCCGCCGTGGGTGCCTTTAACCGCTATCACCGCGAGAAACAAATGCGGTTGAAGATGCGCGTGATTCCCACCACGCGGCCCGCCGCAGACGGCGCTTTTGGCCGCAGCGTAGATGCTGCTTTTGATGCCCGGCCAATTGCCGAAGAGTCTGGTTTCGAGTAA
- a CDS encoding transposase: protein MVFRHALDFTRKLRMPLPAGVRRHGSTAKHLVSYTGLAPSLYASGEHRWGGPITKQGSSALRWALVQAAHRAALNPRFYGFYRRQRHRASRAAVALARKLAVIAFYRWRHALHVQESLPPVEKVRERTSGGAWSEHRPLTSD from the coding sequence ATGGTGTTTCGACATGCGCTCGATTTTACACGGAAACTCCGCATGCCGCTGCCCGCAGGCGTGCGCCGCCATGGGAGCACGGCCAAGCACCTGGTATCCTACACGGGGCTGGCGCCGTCGCTGTATGCCTCGGGCGAGCATCGCTGGGGCGGGCCGATCACCAAACAGGGCTCGAGCGCACTGCGCTGGGCGCTGGTGCAGGCGGCGCATCGGGCGGCGTTGAATCCGAGATTCTATGGTTTCTACCGGCGGCAGCGGCACAGAGCCAGCCGGGCGGCCGTGGCTCTGGCTCGCAAGCTGGCGGTGATTGCCTTCTACCGCTGGCGGCACGCCCTGCACGTTCAGGAGTCGCTGCCGCCAGTAGAAAAAGTTCGGGAGCGCACCTCGGGTGGCGCATGGTCAGAACATCGACCTCTCACGTCTGATTAG
- a CDS encoding tartrate dehydrogenase — protein MSKHHRIALLPGDGIGKEVVPQAVRVIEAAASGFALDFESFEWGCEYYLRTGRMMPADGLERLRPFDAILLGAIGHPSVPDHISLRDLLLRIRFGFDLYVNLRPVEILPGLEPPLRGKTADDVNMLFVRENSEGEYCGMGGRFKPGTPDEVAVQQSVFTRKGVERVMRYAFEQARRRPRKRLASATKSNAMQFTMVMWDEVLRAVARDYPDVAVASYHVDALAARMITHPESLDVVVGSNLFADILTDLGAAIQGSLGLAASANLNPTGLGPPMFEPVHGSAPDIEGRGIANPIASIWTSALMMEHLGEPETSRRIMDALGQVTAEKKVRTPDLGGKNTTAEFASAVIQKL, from the coding sequence ATGTCGAAACACCATCGCATTGCGCTGCTTCCTGGTGATGGCATTGGCAAGGAGGTTGTGCCGCAGGCCGTCCGGGTGATCGAGGCCGCGGCCAGCGGATTCGCGCTTGATTTCGAATCCTTCGAGTGGGGATGCGAATATTATCTGCGCACGGGCCGCATGATGCCAGCGGACGGGCTCGAGCGGTTGCGCCCTTTTGACGCCATTCTGCTGGGCGCCATCGGACATCCCAGCGTGCCGGACCACATTTCGCTGCGCGATCTGCTGCTGCGCATCCGCTTCGGCTTCGACCTTTATGTAAACCTGCGGCCAGTTGAAATCCTGCCGGGGCTTGAGCCGCCGTTGCGTGGCAAGACGGCAGATGACGTCAACATGCTCTTCGTCCGCGAAAATTCCGAGGGCGAGTATTGTGGCATGGGCGGCCGTTTCAAGCCGGGCACGCCGGACGAAGTGGCCGTGCAGCAATCGGTCTTTACGCGCAAGGGAGTGGAACGCGTGATGCGTTATGCCTTTGAGCAGGCCCGGCGCCGCCCGCGCAAGCGGTTGGCCAGCGCCACCAAGTCAAACGCCATGCAGTTCACCATGGTGATGTGGGATGAAGTTCTGCGCGCCGTGGCCCGCGATTATCCTGACGTGGCCGTGGCCAGCTACCACGTGGACGCGCTGGCGGCCCGCATGATCACGCATCCGGAGAGCCTGGATGTGGTGGTCGGCTCCAACCTTTTTGCCGACATCCTCACCGACCTGGGCGCGGCGATCCAGGGCAGCCTGGGACTCGCGGCCAGCGCCAACCTTAATCCCACCGGCCTGGGGCCGCCCATGTTTGAGCCGGTACACGGCAGCGCTCCGGACATTGAAGGCCGCGGCATCGCCAATCCCATTGCCTCCATCTGGACGTCAGCGCTGATGATGGAGCATCTCGGCGAGCCCGAAACCAGCCGGCGCATCATGGATGCGCTGGGGCAGGTGACGGCGGAAAAGAAAGTGCGCACGCCGGACCTGGGCGGGAAAAATACAACCGCGGAATTCGCCTCAGCGGTAATCCAGAAGCTCTAG
- a CDS encoding DUF4019 domain-containing protein: MKRAIRTICALVCLNLTAFAAPQAIVKPTSEGKEAAIKWLALLDEGEYGKSWEQSAKPFKSSITKAGWIVGMTKARRFYGRVLSRKLETSTYAANPPGFVPGEYEILRFGVSFRAQGAATEIVSMELQSNGKWLVAGYHISLKNHIRVRPLAG, encoded by the coding sequence ATGAAGAGGGCAATCCGCACGATCTGCGCATTAGTCTGCCTCAACCTGACAGCCTTCGCGGCGCCTCAGGCGATCGTGAAGCCGACTTCAGAAGGGAAAGAGGCCGCCATAAAATGGCTTGCTCTGCTGGACGAGGGCGAGTACGGCAAAAGCTGGGAACAGTCAGCGAAACCGTTCAAGTCGAGCATCACCAAAGCCGGCTGGATTGTGGGAATGACCAAGGCCCGGCGGTTCTACGGCAGGGTCCTCTCCCGCAAACTCGAAACTTCCACCTATGCTGCGAACCCGCCGGGATTTGTCCCGGGCGAGTACGAGATTCTGCGATTTGGAGTGAGTTTCAGGGCCCAGGGAGCAGCTACCGAAATTGTCTCGATGGAGTTGCAGAGCAACGGCAAGTGGCTTGTAGCCGGCTACCACATCTCGCTGAAGAACCACATTCGGGTGCGCCCGCTAGCAGGTTGA
- a CDS encoding spore germination protein GerW family protein has protein sequence MNPAEEILKGLIGELKDMAKTETIVGAPITMGEYVIVPISRVSLGVGAGGGVGESDGKEKRGGSGQGGGGGGGIRVHPVALVAVHGSELTVHRLGAGGSLGRTVERMPDVLEATLEKAFDLWQARKGNDQKQGS, from the coding sequence ATGAATCCGGCAGAGGAGATTCTCAAAGGTTTGATCGGAGAACTCAAGGACATGGCGAAAACCGAAACCATTGTCGGCGCTCCCATCACCATGGGCGAATATGTCATCGTGCCCATCTCCCGCGTTTCGCTGGGAGTCGGAGCGGGCGGCGGAGTCGGCGAGTCTGACGGCAAAGAAAAAAGGGGCGGTAGTGGTCAGGGCGGCGGCGGGGGCGGCGGCATCCGGGTGCATCCCGTGGCTCTGGTGGCTGTCCACGGCAGCGAGTTGACCGTGCATCGTCTCGGGGCCGGCGGCTCCCTCGGGCGCACGGTCGAGCGCATGCCTGACGTTCTGGAAGCGACGCTGGAAAAGGCCTTTGATCTGTGGCAGGCCCGCAAAGGCAACGATCAAAAGCAGGGTTCCTGA
- a CDS encoding outer membrane beta-barrel protein — MSIRRLLQGFVIVILLGAGAAALRAQDYRVFIEGGVSTLYDKHYYNVYGAAFGSTYRTGNNFTAGGEYPIFKTLSAEGSYSVFRNNLAVTNFINSTTPNDQIGYGIRGQRISIDANAHSAKPIKGVRPYLAVGLDLNRFSPTSGGSARAQTPGFNGVPGTVLKSDDQFGYNFGFGFDISLTHMLAVRLDARDHRFGSPTYGLPGSASSAFTAYFPIKGTVNNLVYSAGIVVHFGK; from the coding sequence TTGAGCATTCGCAGACTGCTTCAGGGATTCGTTATCGTTATTCTTCTCGGCGCCGGCGCCGCGGCCCTGCGCGCCCAGGACTATCGCGTGTTCATCGAGGGCGGAGTCTCCACGCTGTACGACAAGCACTATTACAACGTTTACGGCGCAGCTTTCGGGTCAACCTACAGGACGGGCAACAACTTTACCGCCGGGGGCGAATATCCCATCTTCAAGACCCTCAGCGCGGAAGGGTCGTACAGCGTATTTCGCAACAATCTGGCGGTCACCAACTTCATCAATTCCACCACGCCCAACGACCAGATTGGATATGGCATTCGGGGCCAGAGAATCAGCATCGATGCGAATGCCCACTCGGCGAAGCCCATCAAGGGCGTGCGGCCCTACCTGGCGGTGGGGCTTGACCTCAACCGCTTTTCGCCCACCAGCGGAGGCTCGGCGCGGGCGCAGACACCCGGATTTAACGGCGTGCCCGGCACGGTCCTGAAGTCGGATGACCAGTTCGGATACAATTTCGGCTTCGGCTTCGACATCAGCCTCACCCACATGCTGGCTGTCCGGCTTGACGCTCGTGACCACCGCTTTGGCTCGCCCACTTACGGCCTGCCCGGGTCCGCCAGTTCAGCTTTTACGGCGTACTTTCCCATCAAGGGCACTGTCAACAACCTCGTCTATTCCGCCGGCATTGTCGTCCACTTCGGAAAGTGA